The following coding sequences lie in one Capsicum annuum cultivar UCD-10X-F1 chromosome 5, UCD10Xv1.1, whole genome shotgun sequence genomic window:
- the LOC107870935 gene encoding uncharacterized protein LOC107870935, with translation MVLWEITFGTTYFLGLKRTYKLFLKIQRKLISPKYPNLRDLAHWRTQVAFDVALTIHHKVQERVIEAGRNLGNWILRWLDKMKPSANIRGSNNNATTNASKQLTNSSHSPNPKTFQKYGAGKDKEFSSRHLFTSARNTWQKAYLTISMMIKPKAQLKQISNTVLAAFNHFCNSFWALEASSLAFLRESSTSAILLCVALVVLGLGP, from the exons atggttcTATGGGAGATCACATTTGGAACAACGTATTTTTTGGGTCTAAAACGAACTTACAAGCTGTTTTTGAAGATTCAGCGTAAGCTCATTAGTCCTAAATATCCCAACCTTCGTGATCTCGCTCATTGGCGAACACAAGTTGCATTTGATGTGGCACTGACAATTCATCATAAGGTACAAGAAAGAGTTATTGAAGCTGGTCGGAACCTTGGTAATTGGATCCTTCGATGGCTTGACAAAATGAAGCCATCTGCTAATATTCGAGGTTCAAATAACAATGCAACCACGAATGCATCTAAGCAGCTTACGAACTCATCGCACTCCCCCAATCCCAAAACTTTCCAGAAATATGGTGCTGGCAAGGACAAGGAATTCAGCAGCAGACATCTGTTTACCTCAGCTAGGAACACATGGCAGAAAGCTTACCTAACCATTTCAATGATGATTAAACCAAAAGCCCAGCTGAAACAAATATCCAATACAG TATTAGCTGCATTTAATCATTTCTGTAACTCATTTTGGGCACTAGAAGCTTCAAGTCTCGCCTTTTTGAGGGAATCTTCTACCTCTGCCATTCTCCTTTGTGTTGCCCTTGTAGTATTAGGTTTAGGACCATAA
- the LOC107870934 gene encoding uncharacterized protein LOC107870934 codes for MTPGGVVYRQTTLTGGTIQATQSLHESNSPTLAVNTDDSARIKKGRGKTREKGLEKMKKVMGSKMKIEIPIGKGRPTKPIQSAKLSNELEIISRNFLPLPNKWKELTREDKDAALIRCHERFNINLDEHYVKDSCKDILKNRSRQWRYKLKQKFESARSLEEARKMEVEQLTSDNWNKLCDMWSDPEHKKRCEINKANRTKLKSNHFMGSKAFVAYRAKIGEKESEV; via the exons ATGACACCAGGAGGAGTTGTCTATAGGCAAACAACACTTACAGGGGGAACTATTCAAGCAACTCAATCACTGCATGAATCAAATAGCCCTACCCTTGCTGTTAATACAG ATGATTCCGCTAGGATCAAGAAAGGTCGTGGCAAGACTAGAGAGAAAGGActtgaaaaaatgaagaaggttaTGGGAAGCAAGATGAAAATTGAGATCCCAATTGGTAAAGGAAGGCCAACTAAGCCAATTCAATCAGCCAAACTATCTAATGAATTAGAGATAATTTCTCGGAATTTTCTTCCACTTCCAAACAAGTGGAAAGAACTTACAAGAGAGGACAAAGATGCAGCACTAATTAGATGCCAC GAGAGGTTTAACATTAACTTAGACGAGCATTATGTGAAAGATAGTTGTAAAGATATACTGAAAAATAGAAGCCGACAATGGCGCTAcaagttaaaacaaaaatttgaaagtGCACGCTCCTTGGAAGAGGCTCGTAAAATGGAAGTCGAACAGTTGACCTCAGATAATTGGAATAAGCTTTGTGACATGTGGAGCGATCCAGAGCACAAG aaACGATGTGAAATAAATAAGGCCAACCGAACTAAGCTTAAATCTAATCATTTCATGGGATCAAAAGCGTTTGTTGCATATCGTGCTAAAATT GGTGAAAAGGAATCTGAAGTGTAG